Sequence from the Qipengyuania gaetbuli genome:
CATCGGGGCGGCGATAATCCTCGTGACCACGCGAGCGGAATTTCCGGCGTGTGGTCACGCCCTGCCCCTCGCCAATTGAATATCGGCTTAATTCCATTGCCGGAGAAGGCAAGTGGTGGCTTTTTCCCCGCCCGCTGTGGCATGGGCGCATCGATGAGCGAGAGAAACGAAGCCTTTGTCGAGGAAGCGGCCGCATTGCTTGGTCCGCGAGGGTTTACCCAGGATCCCGAGCTAGTCGGCCCTTGGCTGACCGACTGGCGTGGCCGCTATACCGGCAGAGCGATCGGCCTCGCTTCACCCGACAGCACGATCCAGGCATCTGAATTCGTGCAGCTTTGTGCCCGCCATCGGGTGCCGATCGTGCCGCAAGGAGGCAACAGCGGAATGTCGGGCGGCGCAACCCCGGACGGTAGCGGGACTGCGGCCGTCCTCTCGCTGCGCCGGATGAACCGTTTCAGGCAGTTCGATGCCTCAGCAGGACAGATTACCTGCGATGCCGGGGTCGTGCTCCAGACACTGCACGAGGAAGCAGAGAAGCACGGACTGCGCTTCCCGCTCACACTGGGCGGAAAAGGCTCGGCCACCATCGGGGGGCTGATTTCCACCAACGCAGGCGGCACACAGGTGCTGCGCCACGGCACGATGCGCAACCAGGTGCTTGGACTCGAAGCGGTCCTTGCCGATGGGACCATTCTCGACACGCTGACCCCGCTCAAGAAGGACAACCGCGGCTTCGACCTCAAGCAGCTGCTGATCGGATCGGAAGGCACGCTGGGGATCGTGACAGGCGCGACCCTCCGGCTGCTCCCTCAAACCGGAGGCAGGATTGTCGCCTGGGTCGGCCTGCCGACCTTGCAGCATGCGAGGCAGCTCTTGCTGCACGTCGAAGCAGCGGCTGGCGACGCCCTCGAAGGGTTCGAGGTGTTACCGGATCATAGCCTGCGCGCCGTCCTCGACCACCTTCCCGATGCCCGTGCGCCCCTGGCTGGCGCCCATTCCTGGAATGCGCTGTTCGAACTGGTGGGCAAACCGGGCGAAGAAGCGCAGCTGCGCGAACTCGCCGAAGATGTTCTGGCCGATGCCATGGAACGCGACCTGCTCGAGGATGCGACGATCGCGGCAAACGAAACGCAGGCAGAGGCCTTCTGGCTGATCCGCGATTCCATCGCTCCGGCAGAGCGAGCGATCGGGCCTGCCATGCAGCACGACATCTCGGTTCCCGTGGCGCGGATGGCCGATTTCGTCGAGACTGCCTCTCCCTCAGTCGAACAGAACTTTCCGGGGACAAGGGCTGTCGCATTCGGACACCTGGGGGACGGCAACGTCCATTTTCACGTCCTTGCACCGGCAGGCGCCGTTCGCGGCGAGTGGGAAGCGAGCGAAGGGAAGAAGATCAGTGCCTTCGTCCACGATCTCGTCACCGGGTGGGGCGGATCCATCAGCGCAGAGCACGGGATCGGGCAGATGAAGCGCGACGAGTTGGGCAGGCTTGGCGACCCGACCGCGCTGTCGGTCATGCGCGCGGTCAAGCAGGCGCTGGACCCAGCCGGATTGCTCAATCCCGGCAAACTCGTACCGCTTGCGAAAGAAGGCGGGACCGCCTAAGCCCCCCGCCGAGGGCGCATGCAGGTCGTTTCGGCCTGTGTTCCACACCCAAAATCATCAACCTGTTTTCGGAGAATTTCCATGGCGAGCGCGCCGCAGCAGCCTCAACTGCCCCTTTTCTTCAACGATCTCATGCCGCTGAACAGCCGTGATCACGCGAACTACAAGTCGCGCACGCTGGACTCGGCTCCGTGGCTGTCCAAGGCGCATGCCATTCCCCTGACCGTCGACGAATTCGTCCAGGCGCAGCGCCACTTCCCGATCGTCTTCTCGACCGGTGACAACCCGCTTCCCCTTGCCCTGATGGGCCTTAACGAAGGCGTGAACACATTTGTCGATGCCGAAGGCAAGGTAAAGGACCCGGTTTACATCCCCGCCTACATCCGTCGCTATCCGTTTATGCTGGCTCGCCTCACCAAGGACAACGACCAGCTTTCGCTTTGCTTCGACCCGACGAGTGAAGCTGTCGGCGAGTTCGAAGAGGGTCGTCCGCTGTTCGAGAACGGCGAATCGACCGATGCGACCAAGCAGATCCTCGATTTCTGCCAGAACTTCGAAGCGGCCGCCCAGCGCACGCAGGCCTTCCTGCAGCAGATCAAGGACGCTGACCTCCTCATGGACGGCGAAGTGTCGATCCAGGTCGAAAACAACGACCAGCCGTTCGTTTATCGCGGCTTCAAGATGGTCAATCAGGAAAAGCTCCAGGAACTCCCGGGCGCCAAGCTCGAGGAATTCAACAAGAGCGGCCTGATGATGCTTCTCCACGCCCACATGTTCTCGCTCGACAACATGCGCGTGATCTTCGCGCGCCAGGCCGAGCAGGGCTGGAAGCCGACGCCGCTCGCCAACGCCTGAGCCGGCGGCAGGGCAGGAAGTTGCTTCCCAACCTGAAGTGGAAGAAATCGTGGCCGGGAACCCTGGTGGTTCTCGGCCACCTTTCGTTCGGGCTTGGTGCCTGTGCACCTGCAGTAACTGCAGAGCCTGCCTTTGCCCCCTCACCCGCGCAAAGCCCGCTGGAAGTGTTCCAGTCGAAGGAAGATGTGCTGTTCCGTACCGGTTACCGGCTTGCAGCGGCAAATGCCGCGTACTGCGATGCCGTAAAGCAGAGCGTCGGCCTGCTGGTCCATGACGCCAGGGCATACTCGCGCCCCGATGCCGTGCGCGCGACCTTCGGGCTTGCCGGGGACATCGGCGTCCAGTCGGTTGCTGAAGGTTCCCCCGCTCATCTTGCAGGGATCGGGCAGAACGACACACTTCTGGCGATCGACGGGAACGACATCGCGGAGATCGAGTCCGGCGAGCGCAAGGATTGGGAGCGCGCCAGTGCCATCGCCGATCAGATCGAGAAATCCGCAAGGGACGGCACCGTCACCCTGGAATGGCGCAAACCCGATGGCCGCGAGATCAAACTGTCACTCGCCGCACAGACCGTTTGCGCCAGCCGCTTCGAGCTTCTGAGCGGGAAGGACGGAGCCAGTGCCGATGGCGCGCGCGTGCTTGTCGGCGAGAATTTTCCCGGCCTATCCTATTCGGAACCCGAGTTCGCGGCATTGCTGGCGCACGAAATGGCGCACAATCTCCTCGGCCACATTCCCTACCTGACGGAAAGGGGCAATGGCGGCGGAAGAGTGCGCATGACGGAACGCGATGCCGATCGCCTCATGCCTTGGCTACTGGTCAATGCAGGTTACGATCCGGCCGCTGCCGCTGACTTCATGCGCCGCTGGGGGCCGCGCCATGGCGGGTGGATTTTCCGCAACCGCTCACACGACGGGTGGGATGAACGCGTGGAACTGATCGAGGCCGAGTTGCCCGCAATTGCGGCTGTGACCCGCGATGGCCGCGTCGATTGGCGTACCCACTTCAAGCCGCTGCTCGACAAGAACAAGTAGTCTGGCCGTCCTACTCGGCAGCCTGGCGGAAGCTGTCTCCGGGACCCAGGCCCACAACCTCGCCTGCAAGCGCATTGACCAGGCCTGCGATAATGCGAGCCATGCGGGGAAGCCTGGCGCTCGGCTGGTCGAGCCGCGCATCGAGGTAGGTCGAACGGCAGACTTCGAGCTGCAAGGCATGTATCCCCCGCCGGGGTGCGCCATGACGGTCGAGGACATATCCGCCGGAGTAAGGCCGATTGTGGGTTGCCGCCCTCCCCGCCGAGGCGAAGTAGTTGAGCGCCCGCGCAGACAGCGCGCCGTCGCAGCTGGTGCCGAACCGGTCCCCGATGACGAATTCGGGCTGGGCACCACCATGCAGCCTGCGCGGTAGCGGCGGCATCGAATGAAGGTCGACGAGTACGGCCGCACCCCACCTGTCCCGCATCCTCTCCAGAGTGCGGCCAAGCGCCGCATGGTATGGGCGGTGAACCGTCTCGATCCTGCGATCGAGTTCGCTTCTCTCGAGCGGCTGCTTCCAGATTTCCCCGAGCCCGGGCAGCCTGCGCGGTACGAGGCCGAGCCCGCTGCGTGCACGGCGATTGGCGAGCGAATGCACGTTCTTGCGTGGTTTGGCCCCCATGATCATCGACCAGTCGACATCGTCGGGAGCGCGGTTGAGGTCGATGATCGCGCGCGGCGTGTGCGCGACAAGCAGCGCTGCACCCGTAAGTTCCGCAACCTGGCGCGCAAGCTCGTCGGCAAACCTGTCTTCGAGCCGGATCATGCAGTCGGGGTCGCGGAGAGTGTCCCGCAATCCGGCCGGGTAGGCACGGCCACCATGAGGAGCCGCCAACAAGATCGGCACCGGGAACTCTTCGCCCACCGTCAGGGTAAAGGGTTCGACAGGGCGGTTCGAATCGCTTTCTGGCTGCCCGGTCTTGCTCGACGTCATGACGTCAGGAATGACGCGTTGTCTTAGGCAAGTCAAAACCGGCTGCGTCATTGAGGGACACCGCCTTATCCGGCACAAGATTTGTTAAGCGATTTGGGTTAGGAAGCGCAGCATGAGTGAGCCGAACCACAAGCGAATCCTGCTCGCCGAGGATGACGATGCCATGCGCACCTACCTCGAGCGCGCACTCGACAATGCCGGGTACATCGTCGACTCGGTCGACCGTGGCACCAAGGCCGTTCCGCTGCTCGAGAAGGGCGATTATGACCTTCTCCTGTCCGACATCGTGATGCCGGAAATGGACGGGATCGAACTTGCCCAGCGCTGCAACGAGATCAGCCCTGCAACGAAGGTCATGTTCATCACCGGCTTTGCCGCCGTTACGCTCAAGGCAAGCGCCGAACAGCCGCACGCAAAGGTCCTTTCCAAACCGTTCCACCTTCGCGACCTGGTTTTCGAGGTCGAACGGGTGCTTGGCGGACAGGTCAGCGCGCAGCTTTTGTA
This genomic interval carries:
- a CDS encoding FAD-binding oxidoreductase, with amino-acid sequence MSERNEAFVEEAAALLGPRGFTQDPELVGPWLTDWRGRYTGRAIGLASPDSTIQASEFVQLCARHRVPIVPQGGNSGMSGGATPDGSGTAAVLSLRRMNRFRQFDASAGQITCDAGVVLQTLHEEAEKHGLRFPLTLGGKGSATIGGLISTNAGGTQVLRHGTMRNQVLGLEAVLADGTILDTLTPLKKDNRGFDLKQLLIGSEGTLGIVTGATLRLLPQTGGRIVAWVGLPTLQHARQLLLHVEAAAGDALEGFEVLPDHSLRAVLDHLPDARAPLAGAHSWNALFELVGKPGEEAQLRELAEDVLADAMERDLLEDATIAANETQAEAFWLIRDSIAPAERAIGPAMQHDISVPVARMADFVETASPSVEQNFPGTRAVAFGHLGDGNVHFHVLAPAGAVRGEWEASEGKKISAFVHDLVTGWGGSISAEHGIGQMKRDELGRLGDPTALSVMRAVKQALDPAGLLNPGKLVPLAKEGGTA
- the cpdR gene encoding cell cycle two-component system response regulator CpdR, coding for MSEPNHKRILLAEDDDAMRTYLERALDNAGYIVDSVDRGTKAVPLLEKGDYDLLLSDIVMPEMDGIELAQRCNEISPATKVMFITGFAAVTLKASAEQPHAKVLSKPFHLRDLVFEVERVLGGQVSAQLL
- a CDS encoding N-formylglutamate amidohydrolase, whose product is MTSSKTGQPESDSNRPVEPFTLTVGEEFPVPILLAAPHGGRAYPAGLRDTLRDPDCMIRLEDRFADELARQVAELTGAALLVAHTPRAIIDLNRAPDDVDWSMIMGAKPRKNVHSLANRRARSGLGLVPRRLPGLGEIWKQPLERSELDRRIETVHRPYHAALGRTLERMRDRWGAAVLVDLHSMPPLPRRLHGGAQPEFVIGDRFGTSCDGALSARALNYFASAGRAATHNRPYSGGYVLDRHGAPRRGIHALQLEVCRSTYLDARLDQPSARLPRMARIIAGLVNALAGEVVGLGPGDSFRQAAE
- a CDS encoding SapC family protein, translated to MASAPQQPQLPLFFNDLMPLNSRDHANYKSRTLDSAPWLSKAHAIPLTVDEFVQAQRHFPIVFSTGDNPLPLALMGLNEGVNTFVDAEGKVKDPVYIPAYIRRYPFMLARLTKDNDQLSLCFDPTSEAVGEFEEGRPLFENGESTDATKQILDFCQNFEAAAQRTQAFLQQIKDADLLMDGEVSIQVENNDQPFVYRGFKMVNQEKLQELPGAKLEEFNKSGLMMLLHAHMFSLDNMRVIFARQAEQGWKPTPLANA